One part of the Georgfuchsia toluolica genome encodes these proteins:
- a CDS encoding efflux RND transporter periplasmic adaptor subunit, translating to MNQTSNSSRRKRILSVLIVIFVLAGIAWALYWGISARYHETTDDAYVGGNLLRITPRVSGTIVAVLADDTDFVRRGQVLVKLDDTDARMALLRSEAELADSVRRVRQNFHAVDQYQANVVLKEQMLAQAEADAVRRAGAAADQSISQEELEHARIALRRAQSELKLANAQLAAARAAVRGTRVESHPAVRQTAARLHEAYLALARCEVRAPGNGYVAKRSIQVGQQVAVGAPLLAVVPLDQLWAEVNFKEDQLERVRIGQPVTVTSDFYGRGVEFHGKVVGVGAGTGAVFSQLPPQNASGNWIKIVQRLPVRISLDADELAKYPLRVGLSLRANVDTHDLSGPVLGSRTVAGSYGAPVDDTAEKYADKRVSEIIATNLGGDD from the coding sequence ATGAACCAGACTTCCAATTCGTCCCGGCGCAAACGCATCCTCAGCGTGCTGATTGTCATATTCGTTCTCGCCGGCATCGCCTGGGCGCTCTACTGGGGCATCAGCGCGCGTTATCACGAAACGACCGATGATGCCTATGTGGGAGGCAATCTGCTGCGCATCACGCCGCGTGTTTCCGGCACCATTGTCGCAGTGCTTGCCGACGACACCGACTTCGTACGCCGGGGACAGGTGCTGGTGAAACTCGACGATACCGATGCCCGCATGGCATTGTTGCGCTCCGAAGCAGAACTGGCCGACAGTGTTCGGCGCGTGCGGCAGAACTTCCATGCGGTGGATCAGTATCAAGCCAATGTTGTTCTCAAGGAACAGATGCTGGCACAGGCTGAGGCCGACGCGGTACGCCGCGCCGGGGCGGCGGCCGATCAGTCGATTTCGCAGGAAGAACTCGAACATGCCCGCATTGCGTTGCGCCGCGCCCAGTCCGAGCTCAAGCTTGCCAACGCTCAACTGGCTGCCGCCCGCGCCGCCGTAAGGGGAACCAGGGTGGAATCTCATCCGGCGGTACGCCAGACGGCAGCGCGGCTGCATGAAGCCTATCTGGCACTGGCGCGCTGCGAAGTGCGCGCTCCGGGCAATGGCTACGTCGCCAAACGCAGCATCCAGGTTGGCCAGCAGGTAGCGGTGGGAGCGCCCTTGCTGGCAGTGGTTCCCCTCGACCAGCTCTGGGCCGAAGTAAATTTCAAGGAAGATCAGCTTGAACGTGTGCGCATTGGACAGCCGGTTACTGTCACTTCGGACTTCTACGGCCGTGGGGTAGAGTTCCACGGCAAGGTGGTCGGTGTGGGAGCAGGGACCGGCGCGGTGTTTTCGCAACTGCCGCCGCAGAATGCCAGCGGCAACTGGATCAAGATTGTCCAGCGGTTGCCAGTTCGCATCTCGCTTGATGCCGATGAACTGGCCAAATACCCTCTGCGGGTCGGGCTTTCGCTGCGTGCCAACGTCGATACCCACGATCTTTCAGGACCGGTTCTAGGTAGCCGGACGGTTGCGGGCAGCTATGGTGCGCCAGTGGATGACACCGCTGAAAAATATGCCGACAAGCGTGTAAGCGAGATCATCGCCACCAATCTCGGAGGCGATGACTAA
- a CDS encoding DHA2 family efflux MFS transporter permease subunit has product MEVPQQPLEGSTLVLLTLALALASFMQLLDTSIANVSIPAIAGDLAASPNQGTWVITSFTVSNAIAMPLTGWLSRRFGEVRVFVFATALFTLASGLCGLAPNLGLLIAARVMQGAFAGPMIPLSQSLLISSYPPERKTFALSLWSMTVVVAPIMGPIMGGWITDNFSWPWIFYINLPVGLLAAFLTWQALRDRESAIVRQPIDTIGLMLLIVSVGALQIMLDKGNEMDWFESSEIVVLGLVALLGLIFFVVWELTEQHPVVDLHLFSGRNFFIGSLVFSLGYMAFFANIVILPLWLQTNMGYTATWAGLATAPIGLLPLFLSTLLARHMHRSDPRLWATVAFGVFGATAYWFSGFNTDIAFSNIVIPRFIQGIGILTFFVPLTTLTLAGLPPQLMASAAGLMAFTRFVAASIGVSLSIAYWEHRTAYHHSTLVENATPYSPVTADTLSAAQSVGFDATTGLTMIDRMAHQQAVMLATNDFFLVSAGIFVVLMFSVWFARAPKA; this is encoded by the coding sequence GTGGAGGTACCCCAGCAGCCCCTTGAGGGTTCGACTCTCGTCCTGCTGACCCTGGCCCTCGCACTGGCGAGCTTCATGCAGTTGCTCGACACGTCGATTGCCAACGTCTCCATTCCCGCCATCGCAGGCGATCTGGCGGCAAGCCCCAATCAGGGTACATGGGTGATTACCTCGTTCACCGTCAGCAATGCCATTGCCATGCCCCTGACGGGCTGGTTGTCGCGGCGCTTCGGCGAAGTGCGGGTATTCGTGTTTGCTACGGCGCTGTTTACCCTGGCTTCCGGGCTCTGCGGGCTGGCGCCGAACCTTGGCCTGCTGATCGCAGCGCGCGTCATGCAGGGCGCTTTTGCCGGACCGATGATTCCCTTGTCACAGAGCCTGTTGATCAGCAGCTATCCGCCTGAGCGCAAGACCTTCGCCCTGTCGCTGTGGTCGATGACGGTGGTCGTTGCTCCCATCATGGGACCCATCATGGGTGGCTGGATTACCGATAATTTCAGTTGGCCGTGGATCTTCTACATCAACCTTCCTGTCGGCCTGCTGGCCGCATTTCTGACCTGGCAGGCACTTAGGGACAGGGAAAGCGCGATAGTACGTCAGCCTATCGACACGATCGGCCTGATGCTGTTGATCGTCAGTGTCGGTGCGTTGCAAATCATGCTGGACAAGGGCAACGAAATGGACTGGTTCGAGTCATCCGAAATCGTCGTGCTCGGGCTGGTGGCATTGCTGGGGCTGATTTTTTTCGTTGTCTGGGAACTGACCGAGCAGCACCCGGTAGTCGATCTGCATCTTTTCAGCGGGCGTAATTTCTTTATTGGCTCGCTCGTGTTCAGTCTTGGCTATATGGCGTTCTTCGCCAATATCGTCATTCTGCCGCTGTGGCTGCAGACGAACATGGGCTATACCGCGACTTGGGCGGGCTTGGCGACCGCACCGATCGGCCTGTTGCCGCTGTTTTTGTCCACATTGCTGGCGCGACACATGCACCGCTCAGATCCCCGTCTCTGGGCTACCGTGGCTTTCGGTGTTTTTGGGGCGACGGCTTACTGGTTCAGCGGCTTCAACACCGATATCGCCTTCTCGAATATCGTCATACCACGCTTCATCCAGGGCATCGGCATTTTGACGTTCTTCGTTCCATTGACGACGCTGACCCTGGCCGGGTTGCCACCGCAATTGATGGCGAGCGCTGCGGGATTGATGGCATTTACCCGCTTCGTTGCTGCAAGTATCGGTGTTTCATTAAGTATCGCTTATTGGGAGCATCGCACGGCCTATCACCACAGTACCCTGGTCGAGAACGCAACGCCATATTCGCCGGTCACGGCAGATACCCTTTCCGCCGCTCAATCGGTCGGTTTCGACGCGACTACGGGCCTGACCATGATCGACCGTATGGCGCATCAACAGGCCGTCATGTTGGCGACCAACGACTTCTTTCTGGTCTCCGCGGGTATCTTTGTTGTGCTGATGTTTTCCGTTTGGTTTGCCCGCGCGCCCAAGGCTTGA
- a CDS encoding universal stress protein: MFKHILVPTDGSELSDLAVRRAISLAKAGGATITFFFARPNTAASIYGETALLRSMDPEVLEQVVHGRAQEILAKAESLAKEAGVAFDSLSSASNGEPYEGIIETASERGCDLILMASHGYRGIKGLLLGSQTQKVLIYSKIPVLVYR; the protein is encoded by the coding sequence ATGTTTAAACATATATTGGTTCCTACTGATGGCTCCGAGTTGTCCGACCTGGCTGTTCGACGCGCCATATCCTTGGCCAAGGCGGGGGGGGCCACGATCACATTTTTTTTTGCCAGGCCCAATACTGCTGCTTCCATATATGGCGAAACCGCGCTGCTGCGGAGCATGGATCCGGAGGTGCTAGAGCAGGTAGTCCATGGACGAGCCCAGGAAATATTGGCCAAGGCGGAATCATTGGCAAAAGAGGCAGGAGTCGCATTCGATTCACTGTCGTCGGCTTCCAACGGCGAACCCTACGAAGGGATTATAGAAACGGCTTCAGAAAGAGGTTGCGACTTGATCCTGATGGCATCCCATGGTTATCGTGGTATAAAGGGGCTCCTACTCGGCTCACAGACGCAGAAGGTACTTATTTATTCCAAGATACCTGTGCTCGTCTACAGATAG
- a CDS encoding LysR family transcriptional regulator has product MDNIVLYMEQFEPNDLLIFARVAEAGSFSRAAEHIGLPKSTMSRRISLLEEQLGERLMLRTTRRLSLTEFGQQLLEHARQVAAEVDAVKALSEYRQVRPSGRLRVSMPNDFATLLLTDMLAAFIALHPAVSLELDLSPRRVDLLGENFDLAVRMGDLPDDTLLTARRIAVFTSGLYAAPSYLAERGHPASPDDLPQHDALRLLGRNGEPVAWTLTYGNRRWEGIPPGSTAANAPELLIDLARKGAGIAAVPDYFAVPSVRCGELRRVMPDWYLPSHTAWAVFPGRRLMPAKTRAFIDMLEAALAGAFENSKEISGSISLET; this is encoded by the coding sequence ATGGATAACATTGTTCTATATATGGAACAATTTGAGCCAAATGATTTGCTGATCTTCGCTCGTGTCGCTGAAGCAGGCAGCTTTAGCCGTGCGGCCGAACACATTGGTTTACCCAAATCCACGATGTCGCGACGTATCTCCCTGCTAGAAGAACAACTGGGGGAACGGCTGATGCTGCGCACGACCCGCCGTCTCTCCTTGACCGAGTTCGGTCAGCAACTCCTCGAACACGCCCGTCAGGTAGCCGCTGAAGTCGATGCCGTAAAGGCCCTGAGCGAATACCGCCAGGTGCGTCCCAGTGGCCGGCTGCGGGTATCCATGCCAAACGATTTCGCGACCCTGCTGCTGACCGATATGCTGGCGGCGTTCATCGCGCTCCATCCGGCGGTGTCCCTGGAACTCGATCTCTCGCCGCGGCGCGTCGATCTGCTCGGAGAAAATTTTGATCTTGCGGTGCGCATGGGCGACCTGCCCGACGATACGCTGCTCACCGCGCGGCGCATCGCCGTGTTCACCAGCGGGCTCTACGCAGCTCCTTCCTATCTGGCAGAACGCGGTCATCCGGCATCGCCTGATGACCTTCCTCAGCACGATGCGCTGCGTTTGCTCGGGCGCAATGGTGAACCGGTTGCATGGACCTTGACGTATGGCAACCGGCGATGGGAAGGTATTCCACCGGGAAGTACAGCCGCTAACGCTCCTGAACTGTTGATTGACTTGGCGCGTAAAGGCGCCGGCATCGCTGCAGTCCCCGATTATTTTGCAGTGCCAAGCGTTCGTTGCGGCGAACTACGCCGTGTGATGCCCGACTGGTATTTGCCTTCGCACACCGCTTGGGCCGTATTTCCAGGGCGCCGTCTGATGCCTGCGAAGACACGGGCTTTCATTGACATGCTTGAAGCAGCGCTGGCTGGTGCGTTTGAGAATTCAAAAGAGATTTCCGGCAGCATATCTTTGGAAACCTGA
- a CDS encoding FMN-dependent NADH-azoreductase: protein MNILQINASARREGANSTRVANSIVARLQLANPAAKLTLRDFSSNPHPILDEATLGALFTPAEKLTPDQAARVALDNALIAEVQAADVLVLGVPMYNFGVPAQLKNWIDAIARNGVTFRYTEKGPEGLLTGKKVYVGLARGGRYRGTEGDSQVPYLKTVLGFLGMTDVHFIYAEGLNMGPEAAEQGFAQAAADLAAAFA, encoded by the coding sequence ATGAACATCCTGCAAATCAACGCCAGTGCTCGCCGCGAAGGTGCAAATTCGACGCGGGTGGCGAATTCCATCGTTGCGCGCCTGCAGTTGGCCAATCCAGCCGCAAAACTGACGCTACGCGATTTTTCCAGCAATCCGCATCCGATCCTGGACGAAGCGACCCTCGGCGCTTTGTTTACCCCGGCCGAGAAGCTCACGCCTGATCAAGCGGCACGTGTAGCCCTTGATAACGCACTGATTGCCGAAGTGCAGGCAGCCGACGTACTCGTGCTCGGCGTGCCGATGTACAACTTCGGTGTGCCGGCGCAGCTGAAGAACTGGATAGACGCCATTGCACGCAACGGCGTGACTTTCCGCTATACCGAAAAAGGCCCGGAGGGTCTGCTAACAGGCAAGAAAGTCTATGTCGGCCTGGCGCGAGGTGGTCGCTACCGCGGCACCGAGGGTGACAGCCAGGTTCCTTATCTCAAAACCGTTCTTGGCTTTCTGGGAATGACCGACGTGCATTTCATCTACGCGGAAGGTCTGAACATGGGGCCGGAAGCTGCTGAGCAGGGATTTGCGCAAGCCGCCGCCGATCTTGCCGCAGCATTTGCCTGA
- a CDS encoding pirin family protein, whose product MTTNHARITEQVSRSRVIERLVAGTATSDGAGVKLTRVLTQPLQRRLDPFLMLDAFGSDKPDDYIAGFPDHPHRGFETVTYMIAGCMRHRDSGGHEGLLENGGVQWMTAGRGVIHSEIPQQEEGVMEGFQLWLNLPSQDKMIAPWYQDFAAADLPRFVTDADVEATVIAGESHGIQGAVTRAATAPLYLDLHMPAGTGFRQRLPVGHNAFIYVYRGEISIGGDKVPVQRMAILANDVNAEGVVIEAADEAKVLLIAGRPLNEPIAQYGPFVMNTEQEIYQALNDYRDGRLA is encoded by the coding sequence ATGACGACGAATCACGCCCGCATTACGGAACAGGTCAGCCGATCCCGTGTCATCGAACGGTTGGTTGCCGGCACAGCAACTTCTGACGGTGCTGGCGTCAAGCTGACCCGGGTGCTAACGCAGCCGTTGCAACGCCGCCTCGATCCATTCCTTATGCTCGATGCCTTTGGTAGCGACAAACCGGATGACTACATCGCCGGCTTTCCAGACCATCCGCACCGCGGTTTCGAGACCGTGACCTACATGATTGCCGGCTGCATGCGGCATCGCGATAGCGGGGGTCATGAGGGTTTGCTGGAAAACGGTGGCGTGCAATGGATGACTGCCGGCCGCGGCGTGATTCATTCCGAGATCCCTCAGCAGGAAGAAGGTGTGATGGAAGGCTTTCAATTGTGGCTAAACCTGCCAAGCCAGGACAAAATGATCGCACCCTGGTATCAGGATTTCGCTGCCGCCGATTTGCCGCGTTTCGTCACCGATGCGGACGTTGAGGCAACCGTGATCGCCGGCGAGAGCCACGGTATTCAAGGCGCGGTGACTCGCGCTGCGACAGCACCCCTCTATCTGGACTTGCATATGCCTGCCGGTACTGGCTTTAGGCAGCGGCTCCCGGTGGGGCATAACGCGTTTATCTACGTGTATCGCGGCGAGATAAGTATTGGCGGGGATAAGGTACCGGTACAGCGCATGGCGATTCTCGCCAATGACGTTAATGCCGAAGGAGTAGTGATCGAAGCTGCTGATGAGGCAAAGGTCTTGCTAATCGCTGGTCGCCCGCTAAATGAACCGATCGCTCAGTACGGCCCGTTCGTGATGAACACGGAACAAGAGATTTACCAGGCACTAAACGACTATCGTGATGGGCGCCTGGCTTGA
- a CDS encoding type II toxin-antitoxin system CcdA family antitoxin: MATMTGNYANAAKKATNVSLAENLLAEAKELRINVSQAAEAGVAKAVAEKRAELWLKENWEAIESSNAYVEQHGLPLEKYRMF, translated from the coding sequence ATGGCAACGATGACTGGCAACTACGCAAATGCCGCCAAGAAGGCGACCAACGTGTCTCTGGCGGAGAACCTTCTTGCTGAAGCCAAGGAGTTGCGCATCAACGTTTCGCAGGCGGCTGAAGCTGGAGTAGCCAAGGCCGTCGCGGAAAAACGCGCTGAACTTTGGTTGAAGGAGAATTGGGAAGCCATCGAAAGTTCAAATGCTTATGTGGAACAACATGGACTGCCATTAGAAAAGTACAGGATGTTCTAA
- a CDS encoding helix-turn-helix domain-containing protein: protein MEFRQVIETAEKVVGGPTKLANEINVPKTMISDAKAGRRGLPDRACEKLAEIAKLDFGDVIRARMRSPFAKHAAVILATAITANFYTPESYADEIMTYDSSATYCFQK, encoded by the coding sequence ATGGAATTTAGACAAGTGATTGAAACAGCGGAAAAAGTAGTTGGCGGCCCCACCAAACTAGCCAACGAAATCAATGTTCCAAAAACAATGATCAGCGATGCAAAAGCTGGTAGGCGCGGACTACCTGATAGAGCTTGCGAAAAACTTGCGGAAATAGCCAAATTAGATTTTGGCGATGTCATCAGGGCGAGAATGCGCAGCCCTTTTGCCAAACATGCCGCTGTAATTCTTGCAACGGCAATAACCGCTAATTTCTATACGCCAGAATCATACGCAGACGAAATAATGACGTATGACAGTTCTGCTACTTACTGTTTTCAGAAGTGA